The DNA sequence AATGGAGTTGGTTACAACCGTCATATGTTTGCTTGAAAGCTCATTGATTAACAATTCATTTGTCGTTCCAGCATCAATAAAAATAACATCCTGTTCTTGCATCAATTCCGCCGCTTTTTGAGCAATTCGTAATTTATCTTGAACGTTTTTGATAGATTTTTCTTGATTGCTTTCTTCCTCTTGAAGGAAATGAATGCTTTCTGCTCCACCGTGAATCCGGCGCAGTTTTCTTTCATCTTCCAATTCGTCTAAATCTCTACGAACTGTTGATTCAGACGTATTTAACAAACGAACTAAGCTATCCAGAGAAACAACTTGATGATGATTGATTTCCTCTAAAATTACCTGTTTTCGCTCTGATTTTAAGATAATTCCACCCCTTCCTGCAATCGTTTACAGACTTATTATACACCATTCCATTTCAAAGTCAAGCATTTTCTTTCAAAAACTATCACTTTTTTAATAAAACAGCAAAATGCAATAAGAAAAGGCTGAAATTTTCATTCAACCTTTTCTCTTCTATAGTGTTATACTGCTGCTTTGATTGCTGCTTCAACAGCTGCTTTTTCTTTGTCAATCAAATCAATACGAGCGGAAATTTCTTTGATTCCCATGCTGATGTTACGGCTGATAGCCAAGTCAGACAATTGTGGTTCAAAAAAGGCTTTGTATTCTGCCAAGCGTTCACGCGTCTTGAAAGTACTTGCTGGATAAATGACAAATTTATCAAAACTCATATCTCCACCAAGAGCTGCTTCAATCCAATCCCAATTGTCACGTGCCCAAGTCCAGACAGTTCCTTGTGTAAAATCATGTTGTAAGAAAGTAAAATACCAACTCATTGCTAAATCCTGTGGTTTCACAACATCTTTATTTTTCCATTCTTCTAAAAGATGCGCTAGAGTTGCTTCGTTCTTCGTATAAGATAGAGCAGAAGCCAATTGACGTTGGAAGTTGCCATCAACCGTTGCAATGTAGGTTGCTAGATATTGATCAGTCAATTCTTTTGTCTCATGGTGTTTGATTTGGTTAATCAAAATTTGCAAACGAGTAGCTGCTGGAAGTTTTTCCAAGTTTTCTTTGTATGCTTCAAAGATTTGGCTCGCTTTTTGGCTCGCTTGTTCATCATCAGCCGCAATCATATTTGCCACAACAATTTGACGTACCAATTCATCTTCATCTGTTTCACCGTCTTTCGCTTCAAAGCCAAGTCGGTCAAAGTTATCTTCATTCAGCTTAACGAGTAATTTTTTAAAGGCTGCCTCTGTTTCTGTCCCTTCGTCCACAAAAGTCTTCAAACCATTTAGAACAGCCTTCACAGCAGATACTACAAGATAAGATGTTTCATTGGTTAACTTTTCAACCACTGGAATCAAATCTGCAAATGAAACAAAACCAGCTTCCGCCAACAAACGACGTTCTTGCACCACTTGCAACTTACTTGTATTATCCAAGTCCGTAATAGTTGCTAAAATATTATCCAACAATTCCCCTTGATAATCAGTAATGTAATGCGCCGTATTTTCTGTATTGAAACGAAGTGCTCCTTCATTTTGCGCTGCCAGAGCTGCATAATTTGGAATTTCAAGCGTTTCGGTTTCTAAAGTATCTGGAATACCAGTCCAATTACTATTCAATGGTACAACCCATAGACGACCTTTTTCTTCTTTTTCACCAATAAAGAATTGTTTTTGAGAAATTTTGAGAGTGTCATTTTCCACAATCGCTGTCAAAACAGGATAGCCTGGTTGTTCTAGCCACGAATCCATAAAGGCTGCTACGTCACGTCCTGAAGCCGCACCAAGAGCATTCCATAAGTCACGACCAATCGTATTACTGTATTGGTGTTTAGCAAAATAAGCATTCAAACCTTTTGCAAAGGCTTTATCTCCTAACCAACGACGAAGCATGTGCATGAGACGACTTCCTTTAGCGT is a window from the Streptococcus anginosus subsp. whileyi MAS624 genome containing:
- a CDS encoding M1 family metallopeptidase → MQAVAHFIETFVPEHYDIFLDLNREQKTFTGKVSISGEAKGEKISLHQKDLTIQSVEVAGEARPFSVDNENEAVYVELGQAGVVEVTLTYTGKITDNMTGIYPSYYTVDGVKKEVLSTQFESHFAREAFPSVDEPEAKATFDLSLKFDQEAGEIALSNMPEVDVENRKATGIWKFATTPRMSSYLLAFAAGDLQGVTAKTKNGTLVGVYSTKAHPVSNLEFALDIAVRSIDFYEEYYGVKYPIPQSLHVALPDFSAGAMENWGLVTYREVYLLVDENSTVTSRQQVALVIAHELAHQWFGNLVTMKWWDDLWLNESFANMMEYVCVNAIEPTWNIFEDFQTSGVPLALKRDATDGVQSVHVEVKHPDEINTLFDPAIVYAKGSRLMHMLRRWLGDKAFAKGLNAYFAKHQYSNTIGRDLWNALGAASGRDVAAFMDSWLEQPGYPVLTAIVENDTLKISQKQFFIGEKEEKGRLWVVPLNSNWTGIPDTLETETLEIPNYAALAAQNEGALRFNTENTAHYITDYQGELLDNILATITDLDNTSKLQVVQERRLLAEAGFVSFADLIPVVEKLTNETSYLVVSAVKAVLNGLKTFVDEGTETEAAFKKLLVKLNEDNFDRLGFEAKDGETDEDELVRQIVVANMIAADDEQASQKASQIFEAYKENLEKLPAATRLQILINQIKHHETKELTDQYLATYIATVDGNFQRQLASALSYTKNEATLAHLLEEWKNKDVVKPQDLAMSWYFTFLQHDFTQGTVWTWARDNWDWIEAALGGDMSFDKFVIYPASTFKTRERLAEYKAFFEPQLSDLAISRNISMGIKEISARIDLIDKEKAAVEAAIKAAV